TAATCATTTCCAATATTCTGCTGGCAAGTAGTGCTGATGATTTCAACGGGCAAAATAGTTAGCTTCAATATATGACTTCAATTCCAATATCCttccaacaaaaagaaaatgaagtcaaTTGCAAGACTGTACTATCTTTTTCAAAGACACTGCGGCTAAGAATCacagattttatataaaaattcaatccCCCACCAAAGAATACACTTAAATCTGTCTAAAAGTTCAGAACTTCTGGAAACAAAAAATACTTGGTGGCAGGAAAGAATTGCTTCCAAGCTGCTTTTATGCTGCCGTGCTGGAgatatatcaaaagaaaaagagaaaaaaaatcaacggaaaaattgaagaaaaccaTTTATGCCTCCCAACCCCTCAATAGGGTGGCACGTGCTACTCGATTCACCCCAAGTGTGAAGGCACCCATTCGGAGATTGCAATTGTGTGTCTGACACATGCTCTTGATGTTATAAAAAGCTTTAATCATATACCTCCTAAGCTCATTGTTCACCTTATCTTCCTCCCACATAAAACCTTGAATATTCTGCAAGATTGCACAAAATCATAACCGTATTAGGCTTCTTGACAATGATTAATGAATCAATTTACACATCTTGTTCTTGTGAAATGAGTCTCAGGCTCCCAGCCATCTATGTTTTAGTTTAAAACAATTGCTTATCAAGTTTAGCTGTGTGACTCTGTCTCTGTCAATAAGATAAAAGCTTGAAATGTAGTAAGCGAAGTGGCAACCACGAAATGCCAAAAGACAGTATGAACAGTATATAAGGTGACACCGAAATTAAAACATCTTTTGCATCACATGCGGGACAGAAATTTTCAGCAATCAGAATTGAGAATTTCATCTGACACGTTATTTATTGTAAtactattttgaaaatatcaacaGGGTGAAAGAAGTCGTAACTTATTACCTGAACCCACTCGAAATAGCTAACTGTTACACCCCCAGAATTTGCATAGATGTCAGGAAGTATCACAACTCCTCTCTTGGATAGTATCTGCAATATCAAAATCTCATTACTAAACCCTTCAAAATTTTTCCTTACAGAAACAAGGAGAAACTGGTACAGCAATGTTACCTCGTCTGCTTCAGGATCAGTAGGATGGTTTGCTGCCTCTATTATGAACTTGGTCTTCACATCTGCAGCATTTTCCCTTCAATGGGAGAACACAAAAATTTAGGCAATTCAGTTCGAATTGATTAGAAAAGAAAAGCCAAGAAATCTTAATTACATGAAATAAGAAAGCTCATCTATGTGACAGCAGCAATATGTTGAACCAACTAATTTGCCGGAAGGTGAAAGACACTTCAATCATGAACTTTCTCAAAAGTAGCATATATTAGGTCAGGCATTTAAAATCAGCACAATAGAGCAACCTTTGCCGAAAAGTAAAGTGGCTGTTTGACTTTGTAGCAGATTTTAGGCAAACTGAAGCTGCCCTTAGAACAATGTTCTTATAATTCAACAAGCGGAAAGTTTTCCAAACAGAgacccaaaaataataataaaaaaactgtGAACAAATTTCTTGGCAAAAGGGGCCTTACCTGTTCAGAACTCCACCTAAAGCACAAGGTATGAGAACATCACATTCATGCACAAGAAGCTCACTAGGATCCATGGGATCTCCCCCATGAAAATCCTTCAAACTACCAGTTCTTTCTTTATGCCTGAGCAATTCAGGAATATCAATTCCACTTGCGTTCTTAACTGCACCAGTTATGTCACTTACTGCGATGATCTTACCACCTCTCTCATGAATGAGTCTAGACGCCCAAGAACCCACATTACCAAATCCCtacaaaattaattactaagataaattttcaataaaaatatgtaagtTTCTTCACATAAAGGCATTTAGCTCATGTATGAACTGAAAATTGACATGTAAAGTAAATCTACCTGAATTACAAACGTCATATCCCTTATTGAATTCCCATGTTCAGCAAGTAAAGCTTCTGTTGCAAAAACAACACCACGCCCAGTTGCAGCTTCTCTACCCAATGATCCACCGAGATcctaaaatccaaaataaaagcATGAGCTAAGGCAGGAGAGGGATCACTTCCAACTCAACGACTAACAGACGATGATTCAGAAATCTCAGTTCTTGAATACTTACAATGGGCTTTCCTGTGACAACAGCAGGAGAATGACCATGAAATTTCGAGTACTCATCCAAAATCCATGCCATAGTCTGTACGTATATTCAAGAAATGGGCAAGTTGGATaagtaattatattaaaagtgATACTAAATCAAGAAACGGacaacaacaaaatcacacagATTATAAGACCTGGGCATTGGTGCCCATATCCGGTGCTGGTATGTCAACATGGGTTCCGATGAGATCATGGATCTTCTGAGTGAAGACACGAGTTAGACGTTCCAGCTCACTAATGCTTAACTCTTTTGGGTTACATCCTATTCCACCCTTCGCTCCTCCGTATGGTATGTCTGCCACAGCTGTCTTCCAGGTCATTAGTTGAGCCAAAGCATTTACTTCATCAGGATCAACCTTTCGACACAAGTCAAATTTAATGTAAGAAATTGTATACACTAATATATAAACGCAGAAGATCAGCACCGTAACTTTATTCAGAACATTCATTCAATGACAGAATTGATGGTAccattagtaaaaaaaattgggGAAAGTGTtctctcattaatttttttctatgtatTTAACATATGTATATTGATTAAGCTTGGGACAAAATTGTTTTGAGGAAAACTAATTATCCAACATCCAGGAAATATATTTTGCAGATTGATGCATCTGTTAAAGCAAGAGAACCAATGTCAATTAAGAAACCAAAGAGGGATTATTGACTACATGATTAAGCAAAGATTTAACATCTTTATACGAACAGAATATAACACAAATGTTAATTACAAAGTCCTGAATATAGACATACAATTTAATAACATTCCTTCAATATTccaataaaatgttttttttttaaaacaaaaaatcaattcgGAATCTAACATCCAAACAGAACCACAACTATACAATATACATGATTCTAAGCCAAAAGAACAAATAAACACCCTGTAACttaaacaaaagaaatgaaaaattattaccTCAGGATGATATCTGATTCCTCCTTTCATGGGCCCACGTGCATTATCATGTTGAACTCTAAATCCAACGTACGTGACGAGACTTCCATCATCTTTCGGAAGGGTACACTCCACCTGAACTCCAAGTAATAATCACATGAtaagaatgaaaaaacaaacaaatgaaaaactacatttagtaaaaaaaaacaaaagaaggcaAACCTTGATCTCTCTAAAAGGGATCAAAAGACTCCGTTCGACCTTAGAATCCAAGCCGAGAATACGCGCAGCGTTGCGGAAGTTACGGCTGGTGGCAGCAAGAGAATTCATGGCTGAACCTGCCAATGAAAGATGAGAAGAAGTGATGATAGAAATGGAACAAAAAAGAAGGGAACTTTATTTAAGGAGTTTCCTGAAAGAATGAATGATGGCGTTGGGTTGTTGTAACTTGCAACAAAGGAATATACAAGGAAGGTAGATGTGAGTGAAGAAAATATGGAAATAAGTTGAAGAATCGTAGAGGTGTTTACACTTTAAACCCTTTTATCTACAAATACTATACCTTCTCCAATCCAAACCCCAACTTTTTCCAATCTTCACAGCCCACACTGGTTTCTGTAAACGTCACTTTGACATCCAATACATACACGAATTACTTGCTTTTGATAGTTGGGTTCAGCTATTGCATTTCTAGAAGGGTAATTTGGGAATGAGAAAGGGGCAAAATAGCATCAATATTGTTGGAAAAGGCAGAAATCATGGACACTGACTTCTACGTCGACGTTAcatattcttttctttattctacCAGTTTAAATCTGAGCCGTTGAAATAAGTGATATGAGCTACTTTCGGTTTGAATATTTCAGTGGGTAATATCTTCGACACACTGACAAGTCACGCAGCCAGAGGTTTCAAGTAAATTACGCGATTCGCCGCGTCCAACTCTAACCTGGTTTAATTGAACTTTATTCtcctttaaatatataattaatatatatttttaatatacagataatatattatcatataattaagtatttttatatttttaatttaaaattatttaattacataaaaatatattatttatatacttaaattatatgcaaactatatatatatatatatatatatatatatatattattttttttttttttttatggcttTTAAAAACTGCTTATGGCTAAATCCTCAAATGGAGCTCCCATGCATTCGTCCAGAAATTTTTGGCAGAGCTTAACCAAGGTCTCAGACTACAACCAGAAACTTTATTCATCACATAAGCCTATAGTCAGATTTTCTTTACAGTAACAATTGTTCATTCATTCATTGATACAATGAATACTCATTAAAAGCTTTATTGATACTGAAATAGcaacaataataatttgaatttcataatGCTACTTCTGGATCTGACTTCAATCTAGAAATGCTTACAGCTTCAAAATTGTAAACATAGAATACATATCTCCTCATTCTCACAAACAAAGTAAACATTGATTACCCCATCAAATGTATCTCATCACAAATACATGAAATGGGATGATAAGTTAATTTATCATTCTTTCCTGTAATAACCAAACTAAAATTACATCAGAATGTTGATATTGGATGGGTCTTCTGAGCAATTACTGCATTTCTTGTTAGGAAAGCTGAGAAAAAAGAGTTCATTATACTATAGATAGTTTCACTGTATATACTTTCTCTTTCTTCGATCGATGCTACTACTCCTCATATCATTTTTTGCGAGAGCAGATCCTGAGGGAATACCATACTGCATAGGAGAAGGGGCTTGTGCAGGAGGAGCTGTCATAGGGATAGTTGCAGCTGTCACAGGAGGTGCAGGCGGCAGAGGTGGAGCAGCAGCTGCTGGTGTGTCAACAGTTTCAGGAAGAGGTCTCGGTAAAATGTGCTTCAATCTATTGTTTCTATGGTTCTTCCAGAAAAAGAATTGCTGCCTATGTGCCAATTCCTTCAGGTTTCAAGACAAgcaaatgattttattttacattaagAACAAACATAATtgcatcaatattaattttaaaatgtcctTCAATAAACAATATGAGAACAACTTTAATCTCACCCAGCCAATTAGTTTTATGCTGTTCACCAATAAAAAAGACGATAAATTAAAACAGAAAACACTTATAAGATGCCAACTATATTGTCCGCTAATATTAGGGTATCCTAGAAACTGCAACTAGCACACCTTGTTAAGCAACAAATATATACCTTCCAACAAAAAGTTCGATGAACAATCACATACAATGGCCAAGAT
This sequence is a window from Mangifera indica cultivar Alphonso chromosome 5, CATAS_Mindica_2.1, whole genome shotgun sequence. Protein-coding genes within it:
- the LOC123216704 gene encoding glutamate dehydrogenase — translated: MNSLAATSRNFRNAARILGLDSKVERSLLIPFREIKVECTLPKDDGSLVTYVGFRVQHDNARGPMKGGIRYHPEVDPDEVNALAQLMTWKTAVADIPYGGAKGGIGCNPKELSISELERLTRVFTQKIHDLIGTHVDIPAPDMGTNAQTMAWILDEYSKFHGHSPAVVTGKPIDLGGSLGREAATGRGVVFATEALLAEHGNSIRDMTFVIQGFGNVGSWASRLIHERGGKIIAVSDITGAVKNASGIDIPELLRHKERTGSLKDFHGGDPMDPSELLVHECDVLIPCALGGVLNRENAADVKTKFIIEAANHPTDPEADEILSKRGVVILPDIYANSGGVTVSYFEWVQNIQGFMWEEDKVNNELRRYMIKAFYNIKSMCQTHNCNLRMGAFTLGVNRVARATLLRGWEA